In the Ornithodoros turicata isolate Travis chromosome 5, ASM3712646v1, whole genome shotgun sequence genome, atttcttcgagttttaagtaaatttggttaggaaaatattcgtaacttttaatacccacgacataaagaattcgcattatgttatagtgtatacagaaaatatcaatccattcgattaacttcCCTGAcgtcatgaaagagtgctcgtcaaattaagcgaattaaagcttgcgtattgtgaaattacacattgaacgacactgatcataaatcgcaacaccttttcaaattttaattaaactcttactgatgtgtggtagtcaccacttctcctgaatgtgaatcgataaattttagcatttaatccacaatcaaatatcttgtatagtatgtgtgagtatatgcacaacttttcaacctatatctttagaaaaatgcaagaaatagcgtgcagttttgactttgaaaatttaaagatgatgatctttagtgtggaatttgcgttttacaacgttatgagctaaagacttataaacttaaagtatggcctttccatttttagtgcccggatgctatgacactaaaataatgtgatagtttttctgtatggctacgggaaaactcgagtatattttgtgaattggatctacgtttatgtgtgacctgcgctgatctggttattataattaatataacatatcttccattgtgtttatgcataacgctcatcttcattgtatattggttaagcacttctgaaggcggttgtgtgatccgcttctcccaaaatctgattgtcaattggaaattatttcatatacgtttgtgtgccgtgtgttacgaaaactacgtgattagaaatggagacttggcctgcacgtcatgctcgtaaaatctttcgtttgcactgtggcatctgataaaagattcgcttttcgcaaaggcttcgtattatctcccaggcactgaacccgaatgcgattgtaaaagtcgatgacactgtgttgCGAACCCTTTGAGTTATCCcgcgcaatcagttatcttgccttatttcccgttttgccatatcttggacggctcatttttcctatccagtcatacaaacggacaactctgctgacaaaaatatttatttatttgttccgtacTCCAATCGAGTTGATTGTCAAAGACCccttttgttcttctttttactatgtctgggctagtgcaactgattgagaaatataatAAGTTTTCACATTAGATTAGTGaccctttttgtaatcatagacggctgtatcatgtctctaaatttcagtGACccatccttctccggcaattctatccttcgggtgttgaacttgtacagagtgtagtcgagtaaaacctatttggtggtcaggtctcgttcgatatgagaattcttacacaaattgtggaatattcgtttccttagcgatcattgttctcagtctaaccatactaaatgcaaggtgtttttcattgtgaggcgtagaattcattatgatgatgacaaagattacgtTTGTTgcttcagttatacacttgtttatttcaataaattacagttctatttcaaactctgaagttttcgtttgttgtcttcattgatgaatgcCGAAGGCatgtctagccatgctaaatgcaatgtgtttttcattgtgatgcgtagaattcattataatgatgacaaagattacatttattgtttcagttatacacttgtttatttcgataaattacagttctctttcaaactctgaagtttccgtttgttgtcttcattgatgaattccgaagacattaaatagtttattctgattattgggcgcttgaatccagcgttgattaacgcaggcgatatgttgtcgccgtgcttgtattgcttcaacaacttgcactttgtcgcgatgaacttgcacagtctcttattgatgtttcctttctttgtatgaagattcttgaatggcgtacaagagagtattagatgaaaatcgtctggtggtccaccacaattaatatgtttgttgagtttcaacaagtgataatacatcagaccttgcacggcaatattgaacttctgttcattcgacatctttgcagagactggtagaataaaataattgtgttgccgtggtattggaacatatcatgtgataagattttatgtacttcccatctcagatatatgtaatttcaacaaatccgtaatgaatcgggcgatatagaccgcttgtatatgataatttgatccgactgctttcttgatgaacacAATGGCCATTGCAATGAtcacaattacatctggtctagtgtatttcaattcttcgttagcaaacctcaaaaactccgccatcaatccccgtggcccttccgacgttgatgtgcagatatttttataagtattgtagattcggcatataaattctcgcaccttcagttctgtagtttataccatatctccgaatacgaccgtgtctaggacgtattgaaatgcagcgataatgaaatcgttttgcggctcctccttttcgaagcagtttttttatcacatcttcccatgacttatggtatcgagtacaaaatctgtccatcttttcaatgtagagcaattgtctcttctgttttcaagtgcacgtctacacttaattaaaagcatatctatgtttattttattgattaaaattttattatctgtttagaatgctataatctccacctgtcgtgagaattattgttttgattttgtttcaagtatttgtttcaattgttcactcgattgacataagtgaCCTCTAAAATGGGAATGCCTcgtaactctgagttgcatttcacatttgatatttctgtgtggttcattagaaatttctgttgcaagatattgcAAAAatcgatgtaattaaatttgttttgcGTTTTTTGATtcagtatcgttgctaccaattagtaatttggactttctctacatgttcaataacaatatcgcatctctacaaacttagtcgacttgtcaaccacttcgacgaaaaatttccgtttcaaggaaaggatgcgaaaagatagcgacccccgcgagtgatatcggcatctatttgcggTGCACAATAGGATATATCGCCTTTCAACTCcattatctgacctctagagcgccccgtttgctggacgaagtaatatagcccctaaccctttgagtgataaagcatgcgctgtgctatggtcacatagatagagacataaagtctcctggctttgaggaaaagagtgaaaacagtgcatatttctacgtcttggatacctccatcaaggtccGTAGTgattgttagaatgaaaattgtatattggtcgattttaggATGGTtccaatgatagattattttcctctgttgttgtttacgtgtcgccgcgtgtttctctgttcttcagcgttatgtctgtgctataatgtaatatttcgccttttgatagattgattatctattatttctctatgtgttggatggtgcacaggtttggctctctattaattgtagctgttcattgtgttgtttctggttatttccttacgtctatgctgttcacttaataagaaattaaaagttgagtaatgttggaatatgaaattgagattccctattgcgctcgaaatgttatgacagatattcacgctattgcaatgatggttctcacgtataggaatattagactttttataaaacaatttgtaatttgattgtcatcatattgattaagaatatcttctttgtagtggtatagattttatttcctcttgtgttcttgtcgttcgtgttccgcggtcttccatacatctatcggcacccgtcttcaacaaatcagggcatatatcattagatctggttgttggctaggagcgtgctatgtggtgaagttcatttttaacatgtctattttcgatgagtttgattttttcttgtGATTTTCTGAttgatagattactgtgttgttttgattaggaatatcttctttgtagtggtatatattttatttcctcttggaTCGTGTCGGTCATTatttgtcgttcgtgttccgtggtcttccattcatctattggcacccgtcttcagcaaatcagggcagatatcattagttctgtttgttggccaggagcttgctatgtggtgaagttcatttttaacatatctattttctgatgagtttgattttttttcttctgattttctgaatgatagattactatgttgtttttattaagaataacttctctgtagtggtatagattttatttcctcttgtgttcgggTCCCATAGTCttacaacttataattttgtttataatcatattgattaagaatatcttctttgattaagtgttgtgatcgtttctcgttttgatatggtgtagctattatctCCCTagatgttggatgattggttctatattaatgctatgtgttgattcgaattatttccttatgtccgcgctattcacttcataagaaactgattaattaaatttgtgtcattgTTATGTATGTGTTCAAACATCCCGCGGTTAGTACCGCAGTAGCTGGAGCGAGCGCGCGTGTGGCGTGAAAAAATCACGCGAACGACTTTTTGTTCGGAACCTAATAAATGTCGGTTGATTGTTGGTTGGACTCCTGCTGAACCCTTGGCCACTTCAATTGGCGACGACGGATACGGAGTTAATACCACAATCGACGATGGCCACTGATGCCGCCGGAGATTCCACGTTGCAAGGCGTTCGAGCAACGGCTGGGTACCTGGGACACATCGAGCCGTTCGATCCGAGCACGCCAGACGCCTGGGACTGCTACTTGGAACGCATGAATCTCTACTTCGAAGCAAATGGAATCATGGAGGAAAGTCGTAGGAGGTCTGTCTTTTTAACCCTGTGTGGACCTGAGACTTACGCCCTGGCTCGATCTCTGCTGCTGCCACGGAAAGTGTCGGAATGCTCATACAGCGAGGTGCACAAGTCACTTACAGAGCATTTCGCCCCGCAACCCTCGGAGATCCTTCGACGATTTCATTTTCACAAGAGAGATCAGCGCGAAGGGGAGAGCATAACGAAATACATGGCCGAAATCCGAAGACTCAGTGGGTTCTGTAAATTCACGGATTTGGATGATATGCTTCGAGATCGTCTGGTCTGCGGCATCAGGGATCAGGCGACCCAGAAGCGTTTATCCGCATATCCTCGTTTGACACTGAAGTCTGCTTTGGAGTTAGCCCTAGCTGCAGAGGCGGCTAACAAGAACGTTTCCGAGATCAAGGAATCTACGAGAGACATCAACTACACTTCGAGTCATCCGAAGACTAAAGCAAGCAAGCAGCAGAAGTCCAGATTGCAATTTCCCAACAGGACAAGGAACACCTGTATTCGCTGTGGACAGTGCCATGGAGGCCAGAGCTGTCGTTTCAAAGATGCAACCTGCAACTTCTGCAAGAAGAAAGGACACTTGGAGCACGTATGTTTCAAGAAGGCTGCTACGAGAGCTTCACCACAAGGACCGGTGCATCATCTGCAGGAAGAGATGCCTGAGAATGACAGTATGTATCACTTAGGTCCGCTACGGTCACCCAGAAACGGGGAACCGATTAAGGTGGACGTTGTACTTGACGGAGCTTCAGTAACCATGGAGGTGGATTCTGGAGCTGGGCCGTCGATTCACAGCGAGTTCACGTACAGAAGACTATGGAGCCAACCTCCTAGGCTGCAGCCATcatcgacgattctgcggacgTGGGCTCATCAGCAGGTGCCTATCTTGGGGTCACTCGACGTCGATGTACAGTTCAAGAACGTGAAGACTCGACAGTCGATTCTAGTAGCACCTGGTGATGGACCTTGTTTGCTGGGGCATTCATGGTTCAAGGATTTAGGCATTCAGGTCCAGGGAGTTCACGCCGTCACCGGCGAGAGACGGGCATGGTTGAGCAACCCAGTGTTTGGTGAACGACTAGGGAAGTTTACAGGACCACCAGTTTCTGTTGACATCGAAAAGGACGCAACGCCAGTGTTCAGGAAATGTCGTCCGATTCCTTTCGCAATGAGGGACAAGGTGGCCACTGCCACCCAAAAGATGGTCTCTGAAGGAATACTGGAGCCTATAGCATTTTCGAGGTGGGCCACACCGATAGTTCCCGTGCACAAGCGTGACGGTACTTTGCGAATATGTGGAGACTACAGGTGTACGGTGAACACCGTCAGTCACCCAGACAAGTACCCGTTACCAACGGCAACGGAGATGGCAAATGGCGCGGTTTTCAGTAAGCTCGACCTCGCACAGGCGTACCTGCAGTTGCCAGTTGATGAAGAATCATCGAAGCTCTTGACGCGGAACACACCATTGGGCCTTTTCAAAGTAAAGCGCTTACCATTCGGTGTGTCAGCCGCGCCTGGaatttttcaacgttttattgAGACGTTACTGCGAGACATACCAGGTGTTGCGGTATACCTGGATGACATCATCATCACCGGAAGGTGTGTTAAAGAACATGACCAGAGAGTTCAGGCGGTGTTGGAACGTTTACAACATTCAGGGCTGCAACTCAACGGCAAGAAGTGCTTGTTTGCCGTGCCTTCCATGGACTTCTTAGGGTTCAATATCAGCGCCGCAGGGATACGTCCATGCGCCGACAAGGTAAAGGCTATTCACGACGCAAGAGAACCGAGGGACAAGAAAGAGCTCCAAGCATTTCTTGGCCTAGTTAACTTTTACGAGCGTTTTATAGCGAACAAAGCAACACTACTTGAACCCTTACACCGACTGCTGGACAAGAATGCCAAGTGGAAGTGCACAAAGGCGCACACAGCAAGTTTCGAAAAGATCAAGAATGCTCTGAGTTCGGAACTTCTCCTCTGCCACTTTGACTTAACGAAGGACTTAGTTCTTGTTTGTGACGCATCCCCGTACGGTGTAGGCGCAGTGGTGTCACATGTCAACGACGCTGGATTGGAAGTACTGATCGCGTTTGCTTCACGAACACTGCACGAGAGTGAGCGGAACTACGCCCAGATTGACAGAGAATCGTTGGCAATTATTTTTGGGGTCACAAAGTTCAGACAGTACCTCTACGGACGGGAATTTGTAGTCTATACGGACCACAAGCCATTACTTGGGATTTTTCACCCACATCGGCAGATGCAGCAAATTCTTTCACCGCGAATGCTTCGCTGGACACTGACATTGGGAGCGTACAACTACGAGCTTCGTTACAGGAAGGGAGCTGACATGGGCAACGCAGATGCCTTGAGTCGACTGCCCCTACATGTCCAGACTGAAGACCCTGAGGATCCTAATCCTCCCGAAGTCTTCCTGATTGAAGAAGTGCCACAAGCGGATATTCATGCAAGGAATATCGCGACAGAGACAGAAAAGGACTCGTTGCTGTCTCGGATACGACAATGGGCTCTAGGCGGTTGGCCAAAGTCAGCACCCGGAGAGCAGGATGCCAAGCAATACTGGACACATCGCTCAGAGATATCCATACAGAGCGGATGCCTACTTTGGGGCATGAGAGTAATCATCCCTCAGAGTCTTCGACGGGAGATTCTCACGACTCTACATGCAGGACATGCTGGTATCGTCCGTACAAAGACACTAGCAAGAAGCTTTGTATGGTGGCCTGGTATTGACGCAGATATTGAGGCCATGGTGAGCCGATGTACAATATGTCAGATGACACGAAACATGCCACCAAAGGACGTGACCCATCCGTGGATACCACCACAAAAGCCATGGACAAGACTTCACATGGACTATGCGGGACCTTCCAGGGCCAGACCTTCCTTGTCCTGGTGGTCGCCTTTTCAAGATGGCTGAAGGTGGTACGAGTCACATCCATGAGCGCAGCAGAACTAGTCAGACATTTGCGAAGGATCTTCTCGACTCACGGATTACCGGATATTGTCGTATCCGACAATGGGACTTCATTCACTGCATTAGAGACCGCAAACTTCCTGAGAAGGAATGGCATCAAACACGTCTTCTCTCCACCATATCATCCGCAGTCGAACGGCGTGGCCGaacgaatggtgcagacagtgAAGAATAAGCTTCGCCAGCTGCGGCGCGACAATCTTGAATGTCGTTTGTCACGATTGCTGTTTACACTGCGGGCGATGCCATCGGCGACCACTGGGAAGACTCCAGCGGAACTCCTCATGAATCGACGATTGAAGACACTACTTCATCAGGTTCAGCCGGTAACCAATGCCACGAAAGAGCAGCGGTGCAAGGAGGACACTCCGAAGTTTCAAGTGGGAGACGAAGTCTTCGTGCGACACTACACTGGAGGCAATAAGTGGGTACCTGCGACAG is a window encoding:
- the LOC135395844 gene encoding uncharacterized protein K02A2.6-like yields the protein MSAAELVRHLRRIFSTHGLPDIVVSDNGTSFTALETANFLRRNGIKHVFSPPYHPQSNGVAERMVQTVKNKLRQLRRDNLECRLSRLLFTLRAMPSATTGKTPAELLMNRRLKTLLHQVQPVTNATKEQRCKEDTPKFQVGDEVFVRHYTGGNKWVPATVMRTQGACIHELRRSNGGLQRAHINQIRKRCTQRTESDRSDGDWLWLPTPPLEQEIDNTFRDCGASPSSPVCRPKRTRRKPDFYGVGVSG
- the LOC135395843 gene encoding uncharacterized protein K02A2.6-like, whose translation is MATDAAGDSTLQGVRATAGYLGHIEPFDPSTPDAWDCYLERMNLYFEANGIMEESRRRSVFLTLCGPETYALARSLLLPRKVSECSYSEVHKSLTEHFAPQPSEILRRFHFHKRDQREGESITKYMAEIRRLSGFCKFTDLDDMLRDRLVCGIRDQATQKRLSAYPRLTLKSALELALAAEAANKNVSEIKESTRDINYTSSHPKTKASKQQKSRLQFPNRTRNTCIRCGQCHGGQSCRFKDATCNFCKKKGHLEHVCFKKAATRASPQGPVHHLQEEMPENDSMYHLGPLRSPRNGEPIKVDVVLDGASVTMEVDSGAGPSIHSEFTYRRLWSQPPRLQPSSTILRTWAHQQVPILGSLDVDVQFKNVKTRQSILVAPGDGPCLLGHSWFKDLGIQVQGVHAVTGERRAWLSNPVFGERLGKFTGPPVSVDIEKDATPVFRKCRPIPFAMRDKVATATQKMVSEGILEPIAFSRWATPIVPVHKRDGTLRICGDYRCTVNTVSHPDKYPLPTATEMANGAVFSKLDLAQAYLQLPVDEESSKLLTRNTPLGLFKVKRLPFGVSAAPGIFQRFIETLLRDIPGVAVYLDDIIITGRCVKEHDQRVQAVLERLQHSGLQLNGKKCLFAVPSMDFLGFNISAAGIRPCADKVKAIHDAREPRDKKELQAFLGLVNFYERFIANKATLLEPLHRLLDKNAKWKCTKAHTASFEKIKNALSSELLLCHFDLTKDLVLVCDASPYGVGAVVSHVNDAGLEVLIAFASRTLHESERNYAQIDRESLAIIFGVTKFRQYLYGREFVVYTDHKPLLGIFHPHRQMQQILSPRMLRWTLTLGAYNYELRYRKGADMGNADALSRLPLHVQTEDPEDPNPPEVFLIEEVPQADIHARNIATETEKDSLLSRIRQWALGGWPKSAPGEQDAKQYWTHRSEISIQSGCLLWGMRVIIPQSLRREILTTLHAGHAGIVRTKTLARSFVWWPGIDADIEAMVSRCTICQMTRNMPPKDVTHPWIPPQKPWTRLHMDYAGPSRARPSLSWWSPFQDG